The segment GCGCCCGACGGTTCGGGAAACTCGACCTTGGTCGGGATCAGGTACTCGAGATTGGGCGTGTGCGAGTTGACGTGCCAGCCCTGCTGGATGTCCAGACGGATCGACACGGTCACCGCCTGCCCCGGACGCACGGGGCGGTCGGGCGCGGTCAGATCGGTCGTCACGACGCGCTGCGGATTGGCGCGGCCAACGACGGTTCCGGTGATGACCCGGTCCCCGGGTGCTCCGGACGGCGCCTTGTCCTCGCCCGCGGCGGTGAGCGCGGACTTCGCGAGGACCGGCGCCTCCCTCGCCATGCTCTTCAAGGTCGCCGGCTCGACCGCGGGGAGGTCCCCGGGCCCGCCGAGACGCGCGGCGAGCAGCATGTAGGGAGACGAGGTCGGATACTTGTCCACGTACGGAGCGGCCAGGTCGAGAGTCCGCCGCGCCTGGGCCCCCAGCGCCGCATCCCCGAGCGCGCGCGACAGACGCAGGAGACACTCCGCCATGACGGCGTTGCCGGACGGCAGGGCGTCGTCCAGGATGCTCTTGGGACGGACGATCAGATCCTTCTGCTCAGCCGCGGACAGGAAAAACCCGCCGCGGTCCCGATCGCTGAAACGCTCCGCGGAGCGCACGAGACGCGCCGCCTCGTCCCGGTAGACGCTTTTGCCGGTCGCGTCGTACAGGTCGAGCAGGCCGCGCGCCAGGAAGGCGTGGTCGTCGAGGAACCCCGGCGGACCGACCTTCCCCTGGCGCCACGACACCCGGAGGACACCGTCCTTGAGAAGATTTCCGAGCACGAAGCGCGCCGCCCGTTCCCCCGCCTGCCGGTAGGCGTCGTTTCCGGTCATCGAGTAGGCGCGCGCGCAGGCGCTGATCATCAGACCGTTCCAGCCCGCGAGGATCTTGTCGTCGCGGCGCGGGGCGGGTCGTCGCCCGCGGGCCTGCAGGAGCCGGGCGCGGGCCCGCTTGACCTTCCCCGCGAGCGCTGCCGGCTCCAGGCCGTGCCGCGCGGCAAACTCCGCGGGCGGAAGCGGCACGTTCAGGATGTTGCGGCCACCGCCGAGATTGCCGGTCACCGTGGCGCCGAAATAGTCGGCGACGAGCGCTCCGTCGGGCGGTCCGACCACCTTCTCGATGTCCGGCCGTGACCAGATGTAATAGCGCCCCTCCTCACCTTCGGTGTCGGCGTCGAGCGTCGCGTAGAAGCCGCCCCCCGGATCGCTCAGGTCGCGGGTCACCCAGCCGATCGTCTCCTCGGCGACGCGCCTGAGCTCCTCCTGTCCGCCGGCCTTCCAGGCTTCGAGATAGACCGGCACGAGGAGCGCGTTGTCGTAGAGCATCTTCTCGAAGTGCGGCTGGAGCCACTTCTCGTCGGTCGAGTAGCGATGGAAGCCGCCTCCGATCTGATCGTGGATCCCGCCCCGGTCCATGGCGTCGAGGGTGCGCGTCACCATGTCCAGCGCCTGCGCGTCGCCTGTCGTCCGGTAGGTCTCGAGCAGGACCAGGAGCGCGCCGTGCGGCGGAAACTTGGGCGCCGACCCGAAACCGCCGTTGGCCCGGTCGAAGGAGGTCTTCCAGGCGGCCGTGGCCTGCGCCAGGGGATCCGGGGAGGCGTCGCCGCCACCGGACGCGGGCGGTGCGGTGTTCTGCAGATCCTCGAGCATCGAGGCGATCACGCCGGCCGAGGAGAGCAGCTCCTGCCGGCGGTTCGTCCACCCGTCGGCGATCGACTCGATGAGCTTCTGGAAGCTCCCGGTCGGGAAGTACGTCCCGCCGAAGAAGGGCTTCCGTTCCGGCGTCAGGAAGACGGTCATCGGCCAGCCGCCCCGGCCGGTCATCGCCAGCACGGCGCTCATGTAGAGGGCGTCGAGGTCCGGTCTCTCCTCGCGGTCCACCTTGATCGACACGAAGTGCTCGTTCAGGAAGCGCGCC is part of the Candidatus Dormiibacterota bacterium genome and harbors:
- a CDS encoding DUF255 domain-containing protein; this translates as MKRSVAVLVLSVWAGLLPAAAARPNHLLGQSSPYLLQHVQNPVDWYPWGEQALRKAGKEDKPIFLSIGYSACHWCHVMEREAFSDTGVARFLNEHFVSIKVDREERPDLDALYMSAVLAMTGRGGWPMTVFLTPERKPFFGGTYFPTGSFQKLIESIADGWTNRRQELLSSAGVIASMLEDLQNTAPPASGGGDASPDPLAQATAAWKTSFDRANGGFGSAPKFPPHGALLVLLETYRTTGDAQALDMVTRTLDAMDRGGIHDQIGGGFHRYSTDEKWLQPHFEKMLYDNALLVPVYLEAWKAGGQEELRRVAEETIGWVTRDLSDPGGGFYATLDADTEGEEGRYYIWSRPDIEKVVGPPDGALVADYFGATVTGNLGGGRNILNVPLPPAEFAARHGLEPAALAGKVKRARARLLQARGRRPAPRRDDKILAGWNGLMISACARAYSMTGNDAYRQAGERAARFVLGNLLKDGVLRVSWRQGKVGPPGFLDDHAFLARGLLDLYDATGKSVYRDEAARLVRSAERFSDRDRGGFFLSAAEQKDLIVRPKSILDDALPSGNAVMAECLLRLSRALGDAALGAQARRTLDLAAPYVDKYPTSSPYMLLAARLGGPGDLPAVEPATLKSMAREAPVLAKSALTAAGEDKAPSGAPGDRVITGTVVGRANPQRVVTTDLTAPDRPVRPGQAVTVSIRLDIQQGWHVNSHTPNLEYLIPTKVEFPEPSGARIDQVIYPEAHLVTLKFADTKLSVYEGKNTIRATLRPARDGAPGKQAVRARLTYQSCSDTTCLAPETVEFVVPIVVEGEPVPASEIGPPASTEPTGAPEGASGLAAVRKERGLLALLGLVFVGGLALNLTPCIYPMIPVTIGFFASQSSAGWLRRVALPSLYVLGMALTYSVLGIVAGLSGGLLGSTLQNPFIVGALVVLFVIMALGMFGLFELRLPGAVTRLGGGRRGPLGALVMGLTMGLVAAPCIGPFVVGLLAFVGAAASPVLGFWLFFVMAVGMGLPNLVLGVFSGSLASLPRSGEWLVYAKKVMGIGMLAVALYFLQPFLKDRLMGVLVVMFALAAGVYIGFLEKTRMASRLFPALKALVGAALIAGGIWFSVPLLAARADAGWVPYSSEALASAGKDGRPVLIDFSAEWCLACKELERFTFTDPRVLDEARRFTLLKADLTQFESPEVRQTRDRFDVVGLPTLVFIDGQGNERKDLRVYGFEDAPAFLARMRQVR